A window of the Gossypium arboreum isolate Shixiya-1 chromosome 2, ASM2569848v2, whole genome shotgun sequence genome harbors these coding sequences:
- the LOC108461689 gene encoding tubby-like F-box protein 8, protein MSFRSIVRDVRDSFGSLSRRSFDVRLVGHHRGKSHGALHDLHDEPLVIQNSRWANLPHELLTDVIKRLEESESTWPARKSVVACASVCQSWRVICKDIVKCPEFCGKLTFPVSLKQPGPRDGIIQCFIKRDKSKLTYHLFLCLSPALLVENGKFLLSAQRTRRTTSTEYIISMNADNISRSSSSYIGKLRSNFLGTKFIIYDTQPAYTASSHVPPPGRTSRRFYSKKVSPKVPTGSYNIAQISYELNVLGTRGPRKMHCIMHSIPASALGVGGSVPGQPELLRHPLEDSFRSISFSKSLDHSVEFSSSRFSDVGVSHKDDGDGNMKPLILKNKAPRWHEQLQCWCLNFRGRVTVASVKNFQLIAATQPASSGPAPPDMDKVILQFGKVGKDMFTMDYRYPLSAFQAFAICLSSFDTKLACE, encoded by the exons ATGTCGTTCCGTAGCATAGTTCGTGATGTGAGGGATAGTTTTGGGAGCTTATCTAGGCGGAGTTTTGATGTTAGATTGGTGGGGCATCATAGAGGAAAATCTCATGGTGCTTTACATGATCTGCATGATGAGCCACTTGTAATTCAGAACAGCCGTTGGGCTAATCTCCCTCACGAGCTGCTTACTGATGTGATCAAGAGGTTGGAAGAGAGTGAGAGCACATGGCCTGCACGAAAGAGTGTTGTCGCATGTGCTTCAGTTTGCCAATCATGGAGAGTCATCTGCAAAGACATTGTTAAGTGTCCTGAATTCTGCGGGAAGCTTACTTTCCCGGTGTCTCTTAAGCAG CCCGGGCCACGTGATGGGATTATCCAGTGTTTCATAAAAAGGGATAAATCGAAACTGACATACCACCTCTTTCTGTGTCTTAGCCCTG CCTTACTTGTTGAAAATGGGAAATTCCTTCTTTCCGCACAAAGGACACGCAGGACTACTTCCACTGAGTATATAATTTCTATGAATGCTGACAACATTTCAAGATCAAGCAGCAGTTACATCGGGAAGCTGAG GTCAAACTTCCTTGGCACGAAATTCATAATATACGATACCCAGCCTGCCTATACTGCCTCTTCTCATGTTCCTCCACCAGGCCGAACGAGTCGTAGATTTTACTCCAAGAAAGTTTCCCCTAAAGTCCCTACGGGCAGCTATAACATAGCTCAGATTAGTTACGAATTAAACGTTCTTGGTACCAGAGGCCCACGGAAGATGCATTGTATTATGCATTCTATTCCGGCCTCAGCTCTTGGTGTAGGTGGTTCAGTCCCTGGCCAGCCAGAGCTTCTTCGTCACCCTTTGGAGGACTCATTCAGGAGCATTTCCTTTTCTAAGTCTCTTGATCATTCGGTCGAGTTTAGCAGCTCTCGATTTTCAGATGTTGGTGTGTCTCATAAAGATGATGGAGATGGGAATATGAAACCCTTGATCCTCAAAAACAAGGCCCCTCGATGGCATGAGCAATTACAGTGTTGGTGCCTGAATTTCCGTGGCCGGGTAACAGTTGCGTCGGTTAAGAACTTTCAGTTGATCGCTGCCACGCAACCAGCATCCAGTGGCCCTGCCCCACCCGATATGGATAAGGTAATCCTACAGTTTGGGAAGGTTGGCAAAGATATGTTCACCATGGATTATCGATATCCCCTATCAGCATTTCAGGCTTTTGCAATCTGCCTCAGCAGCTTTGACACGAAATTAGCTTGTGAATAA
- the LOC108466595 gene encoding WAT1-related protein At1g68170-like encodes MGEIIKILHGLKHAMLMVVIQVIFAGVSVLYKLAANDGMSLRIIVAYRFLFATAVMVPVALLVERERPKLTWTILLQAFLCALLGGTLSQNLYIESMALTSATFVSAMANLTPAITFTMAIIMGLEKLGFRTMAGRAKVLGTVIGVGGAMLLTFYKGLQINIGSTHFHLLLSHGPISSNAPSTNHHLLGALLAFTSCISYSLWLNIQAKMSENYPCYYSSTALICIIGTIQAVAFALCMEKDMSQWKLDWNIRLLTVAYSGILASGLVFSVVSWCVRMKGPLYVSVFSPLMVVLVALAGTLFLEEKLYLGSIIGAVLIVMGLYVVLWGKSKETKVVNKLVASITSPENKTIEIVVTSSLDNNTCIINNDNSVFVSKDSPMK; translated from the exons atgggaGAGATTATTAAGATTTTGCATGGACTAAAGCATGCAATGTTGATGGTGGTGATTCAAGTCATATTTGCTGGGGTTAGTGTGCTTTACAAATTGGCTGCAAATGATGGAATGAGTTTAAGGATCATCGTGGCTTACAGATTCTTATTCGCCACTGCTGTTATGGTTCCTGTTGCTCTCCTTGTTGAAAG GGAAAGGCCAAAACTGACTTGGACTATACTTCTTCAAGCATTTCTTTGTGCGTTACTTGG GGGAACGCTATCTCAAAATTTGTATATAGAAAGCATGGCTTTGACATCCGCGACTTTTGTTTCCGCCATGGCTAATCTCACTCCAGCTATAACTTTCACTATGGCCATCATTATGGG ATTGGAAAAGCTAGGTTTTAGAACAATGGCAGGGAGGGCAAAGGTGTTGGGAACGGTAATTGGAGTAGGTGGGGCAATGCTACTCACATTTTACAAaggactccaaattaatatcGGATCAACCCATTTTCACCTTCTTCTTTCTCATGGACCTATCTCCTCAAATGCACCTTCTACCAACCACCATCTGTTGGGCGCTTTGCTAGCTTTCACTAGCTGCATCAGTTACTCTCTTTGGTTGAACATTCAG GCTAAAATGAGCGAAAACTACCCGTGTTATTACTCAAGCACGGCATTGATATGCATCATTGGAACCATACAAGCAGTTGCCTTTGCACTGTGCATGGAAAAAGACATGAGTCAGTGGAAATTAGACTGGAATATTAGACTTCTCACTGTTGCTTACTCG GGAATTTTAGCATCAGGGCTAGTGTTTAGCGTGGTCTCTTGGTGTGTGCGGATGAAGGGTCCACTTTATGTGTCTGTTTTCAGCCCTTTAATGGTGGTCTTAGTAGCCCTTGCAGGCACATTATTCCTTGAAGAAAAGCTCTACCTTGGAAG CATCATTGGAGCAGTGCTAATTGTGATGGGACTTTATGTTGTGTTATGGGGAAAAAGCAAGGAGACGAAGGTGGTGAATAAGTTAGTGGCATCAATCACTTCTCCAGAAAATAAAACTATCGAGATTGTTGTTACTTCTTCTTTAGACAACAACACTTGTATTATTAACAACGACAACAGTGTTTTTGTCAGTAAAGATTCACCAATGAAATAG